AACTGGCCAAAATGCAGTATGAATCCCAACAATTAGGCGTGCCAGACGCAGCAGATAAATTAGTTGATGCGGTCTATGAAATAATGAAAAAGTAACAAATGAGGAGGGCAAAACATGGCGAATAAAAAAATCGTTTCCATAGAAAGTAGAATTCCAGAATTAAAAAAATACCGCAAAAAGAAACTTATTCGCCATATGTCGATCCTAATCAGTGTTTTTCTTGTACTTATCTTAATTACGCTTTACTTCTTGTCACCAATAAGTAAAGTTCAGCGCGTCTATGTGGACGGTAATCATCAAGTAGATGAGGAGACGATTCTGAAAGAAGGAGACTTAGCTCTAGGCACATTTGTATTTGGTTTCAATAAATCTAAAAGTGCCACTTCCTTAGAAGAAAATCCGTTGATCAAAAAAGCAACAATTCATTTAGAAGGCTTCAACACATTACGCGTGAATATTACTGAGAATCAAACAATTGGTTATCAAGAGAAAGACGGCCAATATTTCGATATTTTGGAGACGGGGAAACTTCTCACAACACAGCCAAAACAGTTTCCTATCGGGAATAATCCGCTTTTTAGTGGCTTTAAGAATGGTGCGGTTTTAAAAGATATGGTGTCACAGTTAAAACAATTACCAGAAGGTGTTTTGCTATCCATTTCGGAAGTTCATTTTGCACCAACAAAAAGTGATGATGAGCATATTCGTTTATACATGAATGATGGGAATGAAGTGTCAGCAACAATTGCCACATTCGCCGAAAAAATGGCACATTATCCTTCTATCGTTGCTCAGTTAAAAGAAGATCAAAAA
The sequence above is drawn from the Listeria weihenstephanensis genome and encodes:
- a CDS encoding cell division protein FtsQ/DivIB, giving the protein MANKKIVSIESRIPELKKYRKKKLIRHMSILISVFLVLILITLYFLSPISKVQRVYVDGNHQVDEETILKEGDLALGTFVFGFNKSKSATSLEENPLIKKATIHLEGFNTLRVNITENQTIGYQEKDGQYFDILETGKLLTTQPKQFPIGNNPLFSGFKNGAVLKDMVSQLKQLPEGVLLSISEVHFAPTKSDDEHIRLYMNDGNEVSATIATFAEKMAHYPSIVAQLKEDQKGIIDLEIGSYFRTYLKDKEEQAALNKKKDS